In Truepera sp., the sequence AGGGCGGGGTGGCGTTGAGCCCCCTGATCGCAGCGCAGCTGGCCACGGCGCCGCAGCCGGTGCAGTTGGTCCAGCGTCCCACGTCGGCGCGGCAGCTCGACATGGTCACCTATTACGCCGCCGGCATGGCCGTGTTCTTCGTCTTCTTCATCGTGCAGATGGGCGTGGCGGGCCTCCTCGACGAGGAGAAGGACGGCACCATGACGAGGCTGCTCGTCGCCCCGATCGAGCGGCGGTCGATCATCGGGGGCAAGGTGTTGGGAAGCATCGTGATCGGGGTGCTCAGCCTGCTCGTGCTGTGGGGCGCGAGCACGGCGATCATGGGTGCCAAGTGGGGCCAACCCGTCGGGGTGCTGCTCCTGATCGTGAGTGTGGTGGCCGCCGCGGCCGGCGTGCTGATGGCCGTAGCGGGCGTCGCCAGGAGCGCGGAGGCCGCCGGCAACATGCAAGCTATCGTCGCCGTCGTCCTGGGCGCCCTGGGCGGCGTCTTCGTGCCACTGCCCGAGGGCGGTGGGGTGCTCTCGTACCTCAGCCGGCTGTCGCCGCATTACTGGTTCCTGCGCGGGCTGGGCGACCTCGCGGGCACGGGCAGTCCGGCGGGGGTGCTCATCGACGTTGCCGCCATCCTCGCGTTCGCGGCCCTGGCGGGCGGTATCGGCTGGGCGCTCATGGGGCGGAGGCTGGACCGATGACCAAGGTCTTCGCGCTGGGCCGAGTGAACCTCGTCAGGTTCTTCCGCGACCGCTCCAACTACTTCTTCGCCCTGCTCCTGCCCCTCGGCCTGGTCTTCGTGCTCGGCATGAGCTTCGGTGCCCAGTCGCGGCCCACCATCGGCGTGGTCGGCACCGGCGAGGTGGCCGAGAGGTTCTTTGAAGCGCTCTCCGAGAAGGAAGGGCTGGTCGTGACGCGCGTGGACGACGCCGGCGCCCTGCGAGACGGCGTGGAGCGCGGCCGGTTCGTCGTCGGCGTGGCGCTGCCCGCTGAGTTGGACGCCACCCTGGAACAGGGACTCACGGCGCAGGCCGAGCTGTACGGCAGGTCCGGAGGCGGGGGCGAGGGCTACCGCTTCGACGTCCTCTCGGCGCTGGACGAAGCTAGTGCGCCGGCCCTGGCGGCGGCGTACCTTGCGAAGCGCTACGAAGAGCCGATCGGGTCGGCCTTCGTCGCCATCGACGAGGCCTCGCGCAGGGTGCCGCCCGTCAACGTGAGGGTGTCTTCCGTTGACGAAGGCCCTGCCGGGTTCGGCTACGCGGCCTTCGGCGTCGCCGCCGCCAGCCAGCTCGTCCTCTTCGTCTTCCTCACGGGGCTCACCAGCGCCACCAGCCTGGTGGACAGCCGCAGGCTGGGCGTCAGCCACCGCATGCTCGCTTCGCCCACGAGCCCCGCCGTCATAGTGCTGGGCGAGGGTTTCGGGCGTTTCCTCGTGACGCTGTTCCAGGGGCTCTACATCGCGGTCGCCTCGGCGCTCCTCGTCGGCGTGGTCTGGGGCGACCCGCTTGGGGTCTTCGTCATCCTCCTCTGCTTCGCCGCCGTGGCGGCGGGCGCCGGCACCCTGATCGGGGCCATGTTCTCGAGCAGCCAGCAGGCGTCCGGCGTGGCGATCATGGCGGGCCTGCTGCTCGCGGCCCTGGGCGGCTGCATGTTCCCGCTCGAGCTCTTCGGCCCGACCATGCGGTCCGTCGCCAACGCCGTGCCCCACGCGTGGGCCGTCGACGCCCTGAACGTCCTCATGCGCCAGGGCGGCAACTTAGCGACCGTGCTCCCCAACGTGGGCGTCCTGCTTGCGTTCGCCACAGTACTGTTCGCCCTGGCCGCGTGGCGACTTCGCGTCGGGCTCACCAAGGGTTGAGCGAGGGTTCCGGCTCGGGTGTCGACAAAAGGTCGGCTAGACGCGGCTCACAACTCCATGACGGTGTCCAACCCTCGGGCCAGCCCCAGAAGGGTCCCCACCCGCCGAACGGCCAACAGCGCACCGTCGACGTAAGGCTCCGCAGACGCTCCGGCGTCCTGTCGGATGCTCAGTCGCTGGCCGGGCAGGCCGAATATCACCTCGACCCCCACGGTGTAGCCGGGCAGGCGCACCGAGTGGACCTGGGCGCCACCTATCGTCGCGCCACGCGCCTCCCTCTCGCCCACGGTCCGGCTGACCGGGATAGCAGGATCGTTGCGGCCGGCGGCTCCAAGCCTCGCTGCGAGCTCGCGCGCAGTACCGCTGGGCGCGTCCTCCTTGGCCGCCCCCGCGTAATCGATGACTTCCCAGTGAGGTATCAGCCTGGCGGCGGTCTCGGCGAACTTCTGCAGTAGAACGACGGTGAGGGAGAAGTTGCCGACCGCGAGAACGCCGCGGTCGGCGGCCCTGGCTGCCGCGTCGATCTCGGCATAGTCCTCGTCCGTCAGGCCCGAGGTGCCGACCACCACGTGAGCCCCATGCGCCAGCGCGGCCAGGACGTTGGCCTTCGCCACCTCGGGCTTGGTGTACTCGACGAACACGTCGCAAGCGCGTTCGTTTAGCGCCTCGGCAGCACTGGCAAAGACGGTTGCTGCCAGTCCCGGCTCGTCCAACGCCTCGCCAAGTGACCTCCCGGCCGCCGACCGCGACACCGCGGCCACGAGCTCGATGTCGTCGGCTCTCGCCATCCCTCTCGCCAGGGCCGAGCCTGCCCACCCGGTGGCTCCTGCCAAGCAGACTCTGATCTTGTCCATGGAGTTCAGACTAACGCGGCCGGGTCCGTTGCCCTTAGCGGCCATGGGCCACTTCCAGGCCGGCCGCCGAATCTCGTACCCGCGCCCGGCCTCGTGCTTCGCGTGCTAACACACGGCGGCTTGCCCGTAACGGGTAGAGTTGCAAGCTGGTGAGCGAGGCGCGGCGTACAGCGCCCTTCGGCGCCCACCTCCCAGACGACGCGGCTCCCACGGGTGGCGTCCAGCTAAGGATTAAGGGAACAGATGAAGCAATCCTTCCCGCTCGGAATACTACTGGCGCTCGCGTCGGCCGCCGCGTTCGGCACCTCCGGCTCGTTCGCCAAGGGCCTGTTGGCGTCCGGCTGGACGCCGGCGGCGGCCGTCACGTGGCGGGTGGCCATCGGCGCCCTGGCGCTGGTCGTTCCCGCCGCCCTGACCATGCGCGGCCGCTGGCAGCTGCTGCGGCGGGGTTGGCCCACCGTGCTGCTCTTCGGGTTGATCGCCGTGGCGGGTTGCCAGCTTGCCTACTTCCTCGCCGTCGAGCGCCTCTCCGTGGCCGTGGCACTCCTCCTCGAGTACCTGGGACCCGTGCTGGTCGTCGGGTGGCTGTGGTTGCGGCGCGGTCAGCGTCCACGGCCGCTCACGGTCGTGGGTGCGGGCTTGGCGATCGTCGGGCTCGTCTTCGTGCTCGACGCGTTCGGAGCCATTTCGGTGGACCTCGTCGGTGCGTCCTGGGGCATCGTTGCCGCCTTCGGGTTGGCCACCTTCTTCGTTATCTCGGCCGACAACAGCCACGGGCTGCCCCCGCTGGTCGTAGCGGCCGGGGGCCTGATCGTCGGCGCACTGGCCCTGTTGCTCGCAGGCGCCGTGGGGCTTACGCCAATGCGCTGGAACACCGACGTCGTGTTGCTGGCCGGCGTGGGCGTGCCGTGGTGGCTGGACGTCGCCGGCCTGGGCCTGATCGCCGCCGCCTTCGCCTACCTCACGGGCGTGTTCGCGAGCCGACGCCTGGGTTCCAAGCTCGCCTCGTTCGTCGGCCTCTCCGAGGTCCTCTTCGCCGTCCTATGGGCCTGGTTGCTCCTGTCGGAGCTGCCAAGGCTGGTGCAGCTCGTCGGCGGGCTACTCATCCTGGCAGGCGTCACGCTGGTCAAGCTCGACGAGCGGCCGAGGCCGTTGCCCCGCGCCTTTCCGGCGGTAGAGCCCTTGCCGGCGGTAGAGCCCTTGCCCGCCGTGCAGGCGTCGGCTGAGGGGCCGCAGGCGACTACCCCGCAGGCTACTGCCCCGCAGGCGCCTGCCCTCCGCCGATGAGGCACGAACGCCCCACGGGCCGCGCGCGCGAAGGTGCGCTCGCGCCGTCGGCCCCGGCCCTCCGCCGATGAGCCTGCTCCAGAAGCTCATCGGGGCGGGCCTAAGGCCTTACATCAAGCGCCGGGCACGCGGGCTCACTGTCGAGCAGGTGGCCGTGAACCTAGGGACGTCTCGCGACGAGCTGTTGCCGCGCATCATGCGCGCCACCGACACACCCGGCAACCGCGAGGCGCTCAACCACTGGGTGGGCATCGAGCGTTGGAGCCAGAGCCGCCTGCGTGTGGCCCTGGGAGCACCGTTCGTCGAGGACCGCTACGCCGGCTACCGCATGCCGGCCGCCAGCACGCTAGCCGAGCTTCAGGCCGGATTCGCCCGTGCTCGCGAGGAGTCCATCCAACTCGCGCGGGAGTTCGCTCGGTTGGGCGTCGATCCCAGCACGTCGGTGAGGCACAACGACCTCGGCGACCTGAGCGTGACCGAGTGGTTCACGTACATCGAAGATCACCCCCGGCGCGAAGTCTTCAGGTTGAAGGGGCGCTGAGGGTTCTTCTCGACCGCCCTTGCCGCTGGACCTGCCATGAGCCACCGGTGCTAGATTGTGTGAGAAAGCCCACCACCTCGCACTCGTCTCGAAAGGTAGGTCCCCCGATGCCCTGGTTAAACCCAAAGCGCGCGCTGTTCGTTCTCGCCGCGCTTCTGCTCGCCGCCCCGGCCCTGGCGCAGGACACGCCCGTCAAGGGCGGCACCGCCATCGTCGTTCTCGGATCCGACCCCGAGCACCTCAACCCGGGCATCAGCACCAGCTACCCGGTGGGCGCCGTGGGCGCCAACGTCTTCAGCGGCCTGGTACGCCTTGCTGCTAGCGGCCGCCCCGAGGGTGACCTCGCCGAAAGCTGGACCGTGTCGGACGACAACCTCACGTACACCTTCAAGCTGCGGCAGGCGAACTTCCACGACGGCACCCCGGTGACCAGCGCCGACGTCGTCTACTCCATGGTCGAGATAGAGGCCCCGAATCACGGGCGCTTCAAGACCGCCTACGACAAGATCGCCTCGATCGAGGCCCCGGACGCCGAGACCGTGGTCATCACGCTCAAGGAACCGTACGCGCCGCTCTTGAGCCTGCTCTCCGTGTTCGACGCCCCCGTGCTGCCGAAGCACCTCTACGAGGGCACCGACCCCCTCACCAACGCGGCCAACAACGCCCCCGTCGGCAGCGGCCCCTTCAAGTTCGCCGATTGGGTGCGCGGCGAGCGCGTCGAGATCGTGCGCAACGACGACTACTACCTGGAACCCGCCCTGCTGGACAAGCTCATCTTCCGCATCGTGCCGCAAGACGTTGGGCGCTCCACCGCGCTCGAGGTCGGCGAGGCAGACCTGCTGTGGGGCTTCTACATGCCGCCCGCCGATCTCCCGCGCCTGGCCGCCGACAAGGACATCAACACCTGGACGGGCATCACCATCCCCGCCCTCTACTTCGTCTTCATCAACACCAACACGCCCGGCCTCGACGACGCGCGCGTGCGCCAGGCCATCATGTACGCGGTCGACCGCGACCAGGTCGTCGAGCAGGCCCAGGGCGGCCTCGGCCAGGCCGGCTCGGGCCCCTTCGGCGCCGGCTTCCCCTACGCCTACGATGAGGCGACCGACTACCGCACCCTCTACCCCTACGACCCGGCGAAGGCCAAGGAACTGCTCGCCGAGGCGGGCGTCACGGGCCTCAAGCTGCGCTACGTGTACGACTCCGCACGTGGCGCGTTCGCGGCCGCCGGCGACATCATGCGCGACCAGCTCAAGCAGGTCGGCATCGACCTCGTGCTGCAGCCGGCCGAGCGCGCCGTCATGGTCGACCGCGTCTACAAGGGCGACTATGACCTCAGTATGCAGTCGTTCACCTCGGGCGGCGACCCGGCCATCGGCTACCACCGCATCTACCACAGCGCGGAGCCCGGCACGCCGTTCGTGAACGCCACCGGCTACGCCGACCCCGACGTCGACTCGTGGCTGGCCGAGGCCGGCGGCCTCGCAGACCAGAACGCGCGCGCCGTTTACTACCACCTGCTCGACGAGAAGCTCTCGAAGGACGTGCCGGTGATGGTCATGTTCGACGAGCTGGCGTCCGAGGCCTCCTCGGCCAACCTGCGGGGGATGCGCACGCTCCTCGACCAGCGCGACGGCCTCGAGTTCCTCTGGTTCGCGAAGCCGTGAGAAAGGTAGGGCACTAGCTCCGAGGTGGCGGCAGAGGGCGGAGGGAGCGGCCTAGCGCTTTACGCGCTGCGGCGGGCGTTGAACGCCATCCCCCTGATCCTTGGGGTGGTCGTGGTCAACTTCGTCCTCATCGCGCTGGCGCCCGGCGACCCGGTCACCTCCCTGATAGGCGAGTACCCGGCGCCACCCGAGTACGTCGAGCGCGTGCGGCACGACTTCGGACTCGATCGCAGCCTCCCCGAGAGGCTCGGGCTCTACCTGGTGAACGTGGCGAAGGGGGACCTGGGGTTCTCCTTCGCCAACCGCCAGCCCGTCCTGGACCTCCTGTTGCAGAGGCTGGGCCGCACTCTCATCCTCATGCTCAGCACCGTCGTGGTGGCAACCACGGTCGGCCTCGTTCTCGGCGTGCTGGCGGTTCGCAAGCCCGGCTCCCTCACCGACCGCGGTGCAACCGGCTTCGCCCTGCTGGGTTACGCCGTACCGGAGTTCTGGCTCGGGCAGCTGCTCATCCTCGTCTTCGCCGTCTCGCTCGGCTGGTTGCCGGCGGGCGGCTTCAGGAGCGTGAGGGTCGAGTACACGGGCCTGGCCGCGGTGCTCGACACCCTCAAGCACATGATCTTGCCCATGGCCGCGCTGTCGTTCAGGTACATGGCCATCACCACGCGCCTGACGCGCGCCTCACTGCTCGAGGTCATGAGCTCGCAGTACATCGTCGCGGCGCGCGGCCGAGGCCTCTCCGAAGCAGCGATCCTGTGGCGGCACGCGCTAAGGGCGGCGGCCCTGCCCGTCGTCACCGTGATCGGCTACAACTTCGCCTTCATCGTGGCGGGGTCGGCACTGGTGGAGACGGTCTTCGGCTGGCCCGGCATCGGGCGGCTCATGTACGACTCCATCTACACCCGTGACTACCCGGTGCTGCTGGGAATCCTGCTCTTCGTGTCGGTCACGGTCATCATCGTCAACCTCATAACGGACGCGCTCTACGCCGTCCTCGACCCCCGGGTGAGGTACTGATGGACGACGCCGCCAGGGCCGAGGCCATGAGCGTGGAGTCGAGCGTCGGCCGCTCCAACGCCTCGGCAGGGTGGCGACGCTTCAGGCGCAGCAGCTCGGGAGTCTTCGGCCTGGCGGTGGTGGCGCTGTTGCTGCTCACTGCCATCTTCGCCCCCGTGCTGGCGCCGTTCGATCCTCACGCCACCTCGCGGGCGGCGTTCACCGCCCCGTTCGGCGCGGAACACTTCCTCGGCACCGACAACCTGGGGCGCGACGTCCTCAGCCAGGTCATCTGGGGCTCGCGCGTGTCCTTGATAGTAGGGCTCGCCGCCGCGGCCACTGCCACCATCATCGGCGTGTTGGTCGGCGCCCTCGCGGGCTACCTGGGCGGCTGGTTCGACGAGCTGCTCATGCGCGTCACGGAGTTCTTCCAGGTGATCCCGCGCTTCGTCCTGGCGCTCATCGTGGTGGCGTTCTTCGGTTCGGGCCTCGTGAACCTCATCCTGGTCATCGGCCTACTGAGTTGGCCCCAGACGGCACGGTTGGTGCGCAGTCAATACCTGAGCCACAAGACGCTGCCGTACGTGGACGCGGGGCGCGCCCTCGGCATGCGCAACGCGCGGATCATGTTCATGCAGATCCTCCCCAACGTCATGGGGCCGGTGCTGGTGGTGGCGTCCCTCGACGTGGCGCAGGCCATCCTCCTCGAGGCCAGCCTCGGCTTCTTCGGCCTGGGCGATCCCAACCTCACGAGCTGGGGTGGCATGCTCAACAGCGCGCAGACCTTCATCCGCCGCGCGTGGTGGATGAGCGTGTTCCCGGGCATCGGCATCACGCTGGCCGTGCTCGGCTTCAACCTCTTCGGAGACGGCCTCACCGAGGCGTACGACCCCCGCATGGCGCCGCGGTGACCGCCGAGTCCCGGGCGCTCCTGCCCAGAAGGAGCTAGACATGTCAGACATCCAGCGACACCTGCGCGCCGTCACCGGCGACGTAGCGCCCTACGTGTTGATCCCGGGCGACCCGGGGCGGGCCGAGCGCATCGCCGAGACGTTCGTGGGCGCCAAGCTGATCGCGCGCAACCGCGAGTACGTCACCTTCACCGGGCGTACCCAGGCGGGCACGCCGATCAGCGTCTGCTCGACGGGCATCGGCGGGCCGTCGGCGTCCATAGCGGTCGAGGAACTCACGCGCATAGGCGCCACGCACTTCATCCGTGTGGGCTCCGCGGGCGGCCGCCAGCCGGGCACGCCCATCGGCTCGGTGGTGGTAGTCACGTCCGCGTTCCGCGGCGAGGGCACGTCCGTCGACTACATCCCGCTCGGCTACCCCGCCGCCGCCGACCTCGACGTGACCCTGGCCCTGCGCCAGGCGGCCGCCGAGTACCTTGGCCGGCGCGCCATCGAGGGCGTCGTCTACACCCGCGACGCCTTCTACCGGCGCGACGATGGCCTGAACGCCCGCCTCACCGCCGCCGGGGTCGTTGCCGCCGAGCAGGAGTGCTCGACCGTCTTCGTCGTGGGCTCCCTCCTCGGCGTGAAGGTCGGGGCGGTGCTAGGTACCGACTCGAACATCCACTTGGACCCACAACCCACCCGCGAGGAGAAGGAGGCCCTGTTCCGCGGCGTGGAGCAGGACACCATCCGCATAGCCACCGCCGCCGTCGACCGCCTCCACGCAGCGCAGTGAACCCGCCGTTCGCCCCGAGCCTTACAGGGCGCGACCTGCTGGTCACCAACGCCATGCTGGTCGACGTCGTCACGCAAACCAGCTACCGTGGCTGGTTCACGGTGGAAGGCGGCCACTTCGTCGAGGTCGAGGAGGGTGACCCGGGGTCCGCGGACCTGGGCGGCCTGAGCATCCGTGAGCGCCGCGATTTTGGCGGCGCCTGGGTGCAACCGGGCATGCTCGACGTCCACATGCATATCGAGAGCAGCCTGGTGACGCCCCGGCGCTTCGCCGAGGCTGCCCTGCCCCACGGCACCACCACCATCTTGCAGGACCCGCACGAGGTAGCCAACGTGCTGGGCGCGGCCGGCATCCGCTGGATGCTCGAGGCGAGCAGGGGCCTGCCGCAGCGCGTTTTCACGGCCATCTCCAGCTGCGTGCCGGCGACGTCACCGGACATCGAGACGCCCAACGCGTCCATCACGCCGGCCGAGGTCACCGAGCTCGCGCAGGAGGCCGAGGTCATCGCCCTCGGTGAGGTCATGGACTACCAGGGGCTCGTGGCCGGCGACAGCCACCTGCGCGCCATGGTCGCCGCCGCCAGGCGCGCCGGCCTGAGCGTCGAGGGGCACGTTCCGAGCCTCACGGGCGCCGCGCTCTCGCGCTACGTGGCGCACGGCGTGCGCTCCGATCACACCCTTGCCACCCCCGCCAAGCTCCTCGAGGAGCTCCGCAAGGGAGTGTGGGTGATGATCCAGGAGAAGTCACTCACGCCGGAGGTCGTCGAGACGGTAGTGGCGCTTAACGACCGCAGCCGCCTGCTGCTCGTCACCGACGACGTCATGCCCGACCGCCTGCTGGAGGGCCACATGAGCCGGCTCGTGAGCCTGGCCGCCCGGTTGGGCTGGCCCGTGCACGACGCCCTGGCCTCGGCCACCCTGCGGCCCGCGAACTACCTCGGCCTCCACGACCTGGGGCTGCTTGCGCCTGGCGCCCGCGCGGATTACCTCGTCACCGGCGGCCTGGCGGAGTTCCCGCCGCTCGAGGTTCACGTGGCCGGTCGGCTCGTGGCGCGAGCGGGGGAGACCGTCGCCGGCGGCGGGGCAGCGGCAACCGGCCCGAGCGCGCCGCTCGAGGCGCAAGTGTTCGAGCCCGGCAACGTCAGCCAGGCCGACCTGCGCTTCGGAGGACCGGCGTTCCGCGACGGGGCCAATACCGTGTCGGCACGCATCATCGAGGTCAACAAGACGAACAGCTTCACCACCCTGGGCGAGCGGCGCGTGACGCTGCAAGACGGGGTACCGACCGACCCCGACCTGGCGCTGGCCTGCGTGGTGCCGCGGGCGGCGCTGCGGCGCGGTGCCGGCGGGTACGAGCCCGTCGTCTGCCTCGTCGCCGGGACGGGGCTGGAGCGCGGCGGCTACGCCTCGAGCTTCGCGCACGACAGCCACAACGTCTTCCTGTTCGGCCGTGACCCCGCAGCGCTCATGACGTCGCTAGCGGCCCTGGCGCGCTCGAACGGCGGCATGGCGTTCACCGACCGAACGGGCACCACGCTCCTGCCGCTGCCGCTGGCGGGGCTGCTGTCGGACGAGCCGGTCACCACCGTCGGGCGGCAGTTCGCCGCCCTCGAGGGCGCGCTGCGCGCCGCCGGCATGAACGTGAAGGCCCCGGTGCTGCTCCTCACACTCCTGCCCCTCAGCGTCAGCCCCGACTTCAAGGTGACCGACAAGGGCGTCGTCGACGTGCAGGCCCGCCGCATTCTGCAACCGCTGGTGGAGCCGTGAGTGCCGGCCGCTTCCTGACGGGCGAGCCGCTCGTGGCCGCCTTGCAGGAGCGCCTGGTCGACCTCTGCCGCGTGCCGAGCCCCAGCCGCAGCGAGCGCCTCATGGCGGACCGCTTGCGTGAGGCCTTCGAGGAGCTCGGCATGCAAGTCAGGGAGGACGACGCACGTAACAGTACAGGCGGCGACGCCGGTAACCTCATCGCGGAGCTCAGCGGCGGGGCGGCAGGCCGCATAGTCCTGGCCGCTCACATGGACACGGTGCCCCTGACGCCGGGGGTGCCACTGGCGCCGGAGGTCGAGGACAGCGTGGTGCGCTCGGGCGGCGAACAGATCCTGGGGGCGGACGACAAGGCCGGCGTCAGCGTGGTGCTCGAACTACTGGAGCGGGCCGCGCACACCCCCTTCGAGAAGCGACCGACGCTGGTGGCGGTCATCACCGTGTGCGAGGAACTCGGACTGCTCGGCGCCAAGCACCTAGGCGTGGCGTCGCTGCGCGCCGACTACGCGTACTCGTTCGACGGCGAGGTGCCGGTGGGAGAGCTCATCACCTCGGCCGTCTTCAAGGAGGACGTGAGCATCGAGGTCATCGGGCGCGCCGCGCACGCCGCTTTGGAGCCAGAGCGGGGCGTCCACGCCATCAAGGCCGCCGCGGCCGTCGTGGAGGCCATCCCGCTCGGGCGGGTGGCGGACGATCAGGTCCTCAACATCGGCGCCATAACGGGCGGCGGACCGACCAACGTGGTTCCTGCCCGAGTGAGCATGCGCGGCGAGTTCCGGGCGTTCAGCGTCGAGCGACTCGAAGAGCTGGCCGGCAGGGTGAAGGGGCTAGCCGAGGCCGCCGCCGGCAGGCACGGCGCGCTCGTGGAGCTGGAGAGGAGGCGGCTCTACGACGGTTACACGCTCGACGACGATGCTGCGCCCATCAGGCGCCTGGCGGCCGTGGCCGAGAGCGCCGGCGTGCGCCTTCGTACGGTGGCCTCGATCGGCGGCTCCGACACGAGCATCCTCAACCAGAAGGGCCTGCAGACGGTGAACGTCGGCCTGGGGATGCACGAGATCCATTCGGTGAACGAGTGGATCGACGCGCGCGACCTGGCGCGCGTGGTCGAGTGGGTCGGAGCGGCGCTCGGCCTCACTGGAGCCTGACCTCTGGGGCCGCCCCGCGCGAACTACCCGTAGGGCCCGGTCCCCGGCTTAGCATCCAAGCATGGACGCATTGCGCTTGGGCCCCCTCGTGATCTCCGCCCCCCGCTTCTACGCGGCCCTGGGCCTCGTGCTGTTCGTGGGTCTGGCCGAGTTGTTCGCGTGGCGCGCCCGGCGCCGCGCCGCTGGTTCAGGCGAGGGATCGCCGCCCCGGAACGCCAACTGGGCCTGGAACGCGGCCTTCGCGGTCCTGCTAGGTGCGCGCCTCGGGTTCGTGCTCGAGAACCTCGGCTACTTCGGGGGCAGGCCCCTCGACGCCCTCGCCTTCTGGCAGGGCGGCTTCTCGCCCTGGTGGGGCTTGGCCGCGGGGGCGCTGCTGGTCGTGTGGTCGTTCAGGGGTCGCCTCGGCGGCCTCCGCGTGGCTGCCACCCCCGCCGCGGTAGCGCTGGCCGTCTGGCTGATCGTTCCCGCACTTCTGAGCCCCGCGGGCGGCGAGGCCAAGGCGCTGCCGGCGCTCGAACTGGAACGGCTGACCGGCGGCGAGGTGAACCTCGCCGAACTGAGCACCGGCCCGCTCGTGGTCAACGCTTGGGCCACCTGGTGCCTCCCCTGCAGGCGCGAGATCCCGCAGTTGGCGCGCGCGGCTGCGGAGCACCCAGACGTCACCTTCCTCCTGGTGAACCAGGGCGAGCAGCGCGAGGCCGTCCTCGCCTTCCTGGCCGCCTACCCCGCCGTTTCGCTGGACAACGTCCTGCTGGATCACGGCATGGAGGTCTCGTCGCGCCTGGGTGGGGTGGGGTTACCCACGACCTACTTCTTCGCCGGGGGCGGCCGGTACGTCACCACGCACGTGGGCGAGATCTCGGGCGCGGCGCTGGAACGCGCGGTGCGCGGCCTTGTCAGCGACTGACGGCGGAACGTTGCGGGGGTCATTGGGCTGACGGGCGAGCAGACGGGC encodes:
- a CDS encoding ABC transporter permease, whose product is MRAALLIALKDLRQRLRDRSFFIFGLLAPLSIAFVFNLLIGPLTQGTPNVPVIGYVDADASAASAGMRAVLGAAQDAGLITWRSLSDEDEARQAVRAGDVGAAVVVPAGFSGALGRSEVTALVVTSNRADYAARLAETLTDSYLARVRATSWAVAAVGEKGGVALSPLIAAQLATAPQPVQLVQRPTSARQLDMVTYYAAGMAVFFVFFIVQMGVAGLLDEEKDGTMTRLLVAPIERRSIIGGKVLGSIVIGVLSLLVLWGASTAIMGAKWGQPVGVLLLIVSVVAAAAGVLMAVAGVARSAEAAGNMQAIVAVVLGALGGVFVPLPEGGGVLSYLSRLSPHYWFLRGLGDLAGTGSPAGVLIDVAAILAFAALAGGIGWALMGRRLDR
- a CDS encoding ABC transporter permease, which translates into the protein MTKVFALGRVNLVRFFRDRSNYFFALLLPLGLVFVLGMSFGAQSRPTIGVVGTGEVAERFFEALSEKEGLVVTRVDDAGALRDGVERGRFVVGVALPAELDATLEQGLTAQAELYGRSGGGGEGYRFDVLSALDEASAPALAAAYLAKRYEEPIGSAFVAIDEASRRVPPVNVRVSSVDEGPAGFGYAAFGVAAASQLVLFVFLTGLTSATSLVDSRRLGVSHRMLASPTSPAVIVLGEGFGRFLVTLFQGLYIAVASALLVGVVWGDPLGVFVILLCFAAVAAGAGTLIGAMFSSSQQASGVAIMAGLLLAALGGCMFPLELFGPTMRSVANAVPHAWAVDALNVLMRQGGNLATVLPNVGVLLAFATVLFALAAWRLRVGLTKG
- the dapB gene encoding 4-hydroxy-tetrahydrodipicolinate reductase produces the protein MDKIRVCLAGATGWAGSALARGMARADDIELVAAVSRSAAGRSLGEALDEPGLAATVFASAAEALNERACDVFVEYTKPEVAKANVLAALAHGAHVVVGTSGLTDEDYAEIDAAARAADRGVLAVGNFSLTVVLLQKFAETAARLIPHWEVIDYAGAAKEDAPSGTARELAARLGAAGRNDPAIPVSRTVGEREARGATIGGAQVHSVRLPGYTVGVEVIFGLPGQRLSIRQDAGASAEPYVDGALLAVRRVGTLLGLARGLDTVMEL
- a CDS encoding DMT family transporter encodes the protein MKQSFPLGILLALASAAAFGTSGSFAKGLLASGWTPAAAVTWRVAIGALALVVPAALTMRGRWQLLRRGWPTVLLFGLIAVAGCQLAYFLAVERLSVAVALLLEYLGPVLVVGWLWLRRGQRPRPLTVVGAGLAIVGLVFVLDAFGAISVDLVGASWGIVAAFGLATFFVISADNSHGLPPLVVAAGGLIVGALALLLAGAVGLTPMRWNTDVVLLAGVGVPWWLDVAGLGLIAAAFAYLTGVFASRRLGSKLASFVGLSEVLFAVLWAWLLLSELPRLVQLVGGLLILAGVTLVKLDERPRPLPRAFPAVEPLPAVEPLPAVQASAEGPQATTPQATAPQAPALRR
- a CDS encoding ABC transporter substrate-binding protein, translated to MPWLNPKRALFVLAALLLAAPALAQDTPVKGGTAIVVLGSDPEHLNPGISTSYPVGAVGANVFSGLVRLAASGRPEGDLAESWTVSDDNLTYTFKLRQANFHDGTPVTSADVVYSMVEIEAPNHGRFKTAYDKIASIEAPDAETVVITLKEPYAPLLSLLSVFDAPVLPKHLYEGTDPLTNAANNAPVGSGPFKFADWVRGERVEIVRNDDYYLEPALLDKLIFRIVPQDVGRSTALEVGEADLLWGFYMPPADLPRLAADKDINTWTGITIPALYFVFINTNTPGLDDARVRQAIMYAVDRDQVVEQAQGGLGQAGSGPFGAGFPYAYDEATDYRTLYPYDPAKAKELLAEAGVTGLKLRYVYDSARGAFAAAGDIMRDQLKQVGIDLVLQPAERAVMVDRVYKGDYDLSMQSFTSGGDPAIGYHRIYHSAEPGTPFVNATGYADPDVDSWLAEAGGLADQNARAVYYHLLDEKLSKDVPVMVMFDELASEASSANLRGMRTLLDQRDGLEFLWFAKP
- a CDS encoding ABC transporter permease, with the translated sequence MAAEGGGSGLALYALRRALNAIPLILGVVVVNFVLIALAPGDPVTSLIGEYPAPPEYVERVRHDFGLDRSLPERLGLYLVNVAKGDLGFSFANRQPVLDLLLQRLGRTLILMLSTVVVATTVGLVLGVLAVRKPGSLTDRGATGFALLGYAVPEFWLGQLLILVFAVSLGWLPAGGFRSVRVEYTGLAAVLDTLKHMILPMAALSFRYMAITTRLTRASLLEVMSSQYIVAARGRGLSEAAILWRHALRAAALPVVTVIGYNFAFIVAGSALVETVFGWPGIGRLMYDSIYTRDYPVLLGILLFVSVTVIIVNLITDALYAVLDPRVRY
- a CDS encoding ABC transporter permease, coding for MDDAARAEAMSVESSVGRSNASAGWRRFRRSSSGVFGLAVVALLLLTAIFAPVLAPFDPHATSRAAFTAPFGAEHFLGTDNLGRDVLSQVIWGSRVSLIVGLAAAATATIIGVLVGALAGYLGGWFDELLMRVTEFFQVIPRFVLALIVVAFFGSGLVNLILVIGLLSWPQTARLVRSQYLSHKTLPYVDAGRALGMRNARIMFMQILPNVMGPVLVVASLDVAQAILLEASLGFFGLGDPNLTSWGGMLNSAQTFIRRAWWMSVFPGIGITLAVLGFNLFGDGLTEAYDPRMAPR
- a CDS encoding nucleoside phosphorylase, with product MSDIQRHLRAVTGDVAPYVLIPGDPGRAERIAETFVGAKLIARNREYVTFTGRTQAGTPISVCSTGIGGPSASIAVEELTRIGATHFIRVGSAGGRQPGTPIGSVVVVTSAFRGEGTSVDYIPLGYPAAADLDVTLALRQAAAEYLGRRAIEGVVYTRDAFYRRDDGLNARLTAAGVVAAEQECSTVFVVGSLLGVKVGAVLGTDSNIHLDPQPTREEKEALFRGVEQDTIRIATAAVDRLHAAQ